A window of the Xenopus laevis strain J_2021 chromosome 9_10L, Xenopus_laevis_v10.1, whole genome shotgun sequence genome harbors these coding sequences:
- the LOC121397880 gene encoding uromodulin-like isoform X2, with product MQLPTTIIFLCAVASVSCSISSTHLRVQRSALECPQKIAVCPKLTCDANNFGFCVDKQELLDLKVDIYNIHLLDRSCKANVIGDKVCINWALGAFVCGTTAELTDTHVTYKNIMFLPPDPVYVIYREEYRFNVSCTFPLDLLTSLGTVLYPIIVIISIPVDGYGEFQVGMAVYKDASFITPYDSDVFLSTHAMLYVGVFIYNDYNNEFNLVMKNCYATPTMNPNDLKKYDIIMEGCSNTLDKTIKIVENGESSKGKFQVQMFKFIGDHSRVYLHCEVYLCHKSKSCKPNCFGRKSNNELPEALGSLRLGPINRSDPPTDDADPPTDAAGKSTSGGFMLFGFLLSSYLFF from the exons ATGCAGCTTCCCACAACTATAATCTTCCTTTGTGCGGTTGCATCTGTCTCCTGTTCAA TATCTAGCACTCATCTAAGAGTTCAGAGATCAGCTTTGGAATGCCCACAAAAAATAG ctgtTTGCCCCAAACTTACATGTGACGCTAATAACTTTGGATTTTGCGTTGATAAGCAAGAGCTCTTAGATTTGAAAGTTGACATTTATAATATTCACCTGCTGGACAGATCATGTAAAGCCAATGTTATTGGTGATAAAGTATGCATAAACTGGGCATTAGGAGCTTTTGTATGTGGAACCACAGCTGAA ctAACCGATACACACGTCACAtataaaaatatcatgtttttGCCACCGGATCCTGTCTATGTTATATACCGAGAGGAGTACCGTTTCAATGTCTCCTGCACATTTCCTCTGGATTTGTTAACATCTCTTGGGACGGTCCTGTACCCCATCATTGT AATCATCAGTATTCCTGTTGATGGATATGGGGAGTTTCAAGTGGGGATGGCTGTTTACAAAGATGCCAGCTTCATTACGCCTTATGATTCTGATGTTTTTTTGTCAACACATGCAATGTTATATGTTGGAGTCTTTATTTATAATGACTATAATAATGAATTTAACTTGGTAATGAAAAACTGTTATGCTACACCAACAATGAATCCAAATGATCTCAAGAAATACGATATAATCATGGAGGG ATGCTCTAATACTTTGGATAAGACCATCAAAATTGTCGAAAATGGAGAATCAAGCAAAGGGAAATTTCAAGTGCAAATGTTCAAGTTCATTGGGGATCACTCAAGAGTTTATTTGCACTGTGAAGTGTACCTGTGTCATAAATCAAAATCATGCAAGCCT aACTGCTTTGGAAGAAAGTCCAACAATGAACTTCCAGAAGCCCTTGGTTCTTTGAGACTTGGACCCATAAACCGTTCAG ATCCCCCTACAGATGATGCTG ATCCTCCTACAGATGCTGCTG
- the LOC121397880 gene encoding uromodulin-like isoform X1, producing MQLPTTIIFLCAVASVSCSISSTHLRVQRSALECPQKIAVCPKLTCDANNFGFCVDKQELLDLKVDIYNIHLLDRSCKANVIGDKVCINWALGAFVCGTTAELTDTHVTYKNIMFLPPDPVYVIYREEYRFNVSCTFPLDLLTSLGTVLYPIIVIISIPVDGYGEFQVGMAVYKDASFITPYDSDVFLSTHAMLYVGVFIYNDYNNEFNLVMKNCYATPTMNPNDLKKYDIIMEGCSNTLDKTIKIVENGESSKGKFQVQMFKFIGDHSRVYLHCEVYLCHKSKSCKPNCFGRKSNNELPEALGSLRLGPINRSDPPTDDADPPTDAADPPTDAAGKSTSGGFMLFGFLLSSYLFF from the exons ATGCAGCTTCCCACAACTATAATCTTCCTTTGTGCGGTTGCATCTGTCTCCTGTTCAA TATCTAGCACTCATCTAAGAGTTCAGAGATCAGCTTTGGAATGCCCACAAAAAATAG ctgtTTGCCCCAAACTTACATGTGACGCTAATAACTTTGGATTTTGCGTTGATAAGCAAGAGCTCTTAGATTTGAAAGTTGACATTTATAATATTCACCTGCTGGACAGATCATGTAAAGCCAATGTTATTGGTGATAAAGTATGCATAAACTGGGCATTAGGAGCTTTTGTATGTGGAACCACAGCTGAA ctAACCGATACACACGTCACAtataaaaatatcatgtttttGCCACCGGATCCTGTCTATGTTATATACCGAGAGGAGTACCGTTTCAATGTCTCCTGCACATTTCCTCTGGATTTGTTAACATCTCTTGGGACGGTCCTGTACCCCATCATTGT AATCATCAGTATTCCTGTTGATGGATATGGGGAGTTTCAAGTGGGGATGGCTGTTTACAAAGATGCCAGCTTCATTACGCCTTATGATTCTGATGTTTTTTTGTCAACACATGCAATGTTATATGTTGGAGTCTTTATTTATAATGACTATAATAATGAATTTAACTTGGTAATGAAAAACTGTTATGCTACACCAACAATGAATCCAAATGATCTCAAGAAATACGATATAATCATGGAGGG ATGCTCTAATACTTTGGATAAGACCATCAAAATTGTCGAAAATGGAGAATCAAGCAAAGGGAAATTTCAAGTGCAAATGTTCAAGTTCATTGGGGATCACTCAAGAGTTTATTTGCACTGTGAAGTGTACCTGTGTCATAAATCAAAATCATGCAAGCCT aACTGCTTTGGAAGAAAGTCCAACAATGAACTTCCAGAAGCCCTTGGTTCTTTGAGACTTGGACCCATAAACCGTTCAG ATCCCCCTACAGATGATGCTG ATCCTCCTACAGATGCTGCTG